The following coding sequences lie in one Myxococcota bacterium genomic window:
- a CDS encoding aldehyde dehydrogenase family protein has product GDPRVDHVVFTGSVHGGTRISQAAAGRFLQIGYELGGNDPAYVAADADLARAVDGLVDGAMYNAGQSCCAVERAYVHASHYAAFVEGARELAEKYVLGNPLAPDTTLGPIAQPQHPAELEALVDDAVRRGARRVTGGKRTSVGGRGRFFQPTVVCDVPSDAQLMGVEQFGPILAVQRVTSDEEALARMNESVFGLTASVWTADRARAERFGAALRFGTVFMNRCDFGDPRLPWSGVGQSGRGHSMSVLGFDTLTRTRSLHFRP; this is encoded by the coding sequence GGCGACCCGCGCGTCGACCACGTGGTGTTCACGGGCTCGGTCCACGGCGGCACGCGCATCAGCCAGGCGGCCGCGGGCCGGTTCCTGCAGATCGGCTACGAGCTCGGCGGCAACGACCCGGCCTACGTGGCCGCCGACGCCGACCTCGCGCGCGCGGTTGACGGCCTGGTCGACGGCGCCATGTACAACGCGGGCCAGAGCTGCTGCGCGGTCGAGCGCGCCTACGTGCACGCGAGTCACTACGCGGCCTTCGTCGAGGGCGCGCGCGAGCTCGCCGAGAAGTACGTGCTCGGCAACCCGCTCGCGCCCGACACCACGCTCGGCCCGATCGCGCAGCCGCAGCACCCCGCCGAGCTCGAGGCGCTGGTCGACGACGCGGTCCGGCGCGGCGCGCGCCGGGTCACCGGCGGAAAGCGCACGTCGGTGGGCGGTCGCGGGCGCTTCTTCCAGCCCACCGTGGTGTGCGACGTGCCCTCCGACGCGCAGCTCATGGGGGTGGAGCAGTTCGGGCCGATCCTGGCCGTGCAGCGCGTGACCTCCGACGAGGAGGCGCTCGCGCGCATGAACGAATCCGTGTTCGGCCTCACGGCCAGCGTGTGGACCGCCGACCGCGCGCGCGCGGAACGCTTCGGCGCAGCATTGCGCTTCGGCACCGTGTTCATGAACCGCTGTGACTTCGGCGACCCGCGCCTGCCCTGGAGCGGCGTGGGTCAGTCCGGCCGCGGCCACAGCATGAGCGTGCTCGGCTTCGACACCCTGACCCGCACGCGCAGCCTGCACTTCAGGCCCTAG